A genomic segment from Methanomicrobium sp. W14 encodes:
- a CDS encoding peptidase M50 has product MFGNIISKIPKRERNDLLIGWVAIAIAFTIIFIRGGRLTVSQFALYFFISLLTVGLGFLLHELAHKFMAMKYGYWAEFRKDNQMLLVAVALAALVGVVFAAPGATVIYAQQGRVMTKEENGIISLAGPLTNLILCVPFFLLIIASAVFGPVSAGIFSILFLTGLIGLSVNSMIAFFNLLPVSVLDGKKILSWNPAVFAVMIVLSFVILLVSYDYGGILTAIISIFS; this is encoded by the coding sequence ATGTTTGGAAATATTATATCTAAGATTCCCAAAAGGGAGAGAAATGACCTTTTAATCGGATGGGTGGCGATAGCCATCGCGTTCACGATTATTTTTATAAGGGGAGGCCGCCTGACAGTATCACAATTTGCATTGTATTTTTTCATATCGCTTTTAACTGTAGGCCTTGGTTTTCTCCTGCATGAGCTTGCGCATAAGTTCATGGCAATGAAATACGGGTACTGGGCGGAGTTTAGAAAGGACAACCAGATGCTTCTTGTCGCAGTTGCACTTGCAGCGCTTGTAGGTGTTGTATTTGCAGCGCCCGGTGCGACAGTAATCTATGCGCAGCAGGGAAGGGTCATGACAAAGGAGGAGAACGGAATAATTTCACTGGCAGGTCCTCTTACAAACCTCATACTTTGTGTGCCTTTCTTTTTGCTTATCATTGCTTCAGCGGTTTTTGGCCCTGTTTCGGCAGGAATATTCAGCATTCTGTTTCTTACAGGGCTTATAGGTCTGTCAGTAAATTCGATGATTGCATTTTTCAACCTTCTCCCTGTAAGTGTCCTTGACGGCAAAAAGATTCTGTCGTGGAACCCTGCTGTATTTGCCGTTATGATAGTGCTGTCATTTGTAATTCTTCTGGTATCCTATGACTACGGCGGGATTTTAACTGCAATTATCAGCATTTTCAGTTAA
- a CDS encoding chorismate mutase: protein MDLESARNRIQKIDMQIIDLIKKRQECARDICKGKICEKIPVRDEVQRDAVLRRAFKTAEKEGLNPELTRKIFEILIEMNEEKQTELNE from the coding sequence ATGGATTTGGAGTCTGCAAGAAACCGTATACAGAAAATAGATATGCAGATAATAGACCTGATTAAGAAAAGGCAGGAGTGTGCCCGGGACATCTGCAAAGGAAAGATTTGCGAAAAAATCCCGGTAAGGGATGAGGTGCAGAGAGATGCGGTTTTAAGAAGAGCCTTTAAAACTGCTGAAAAAGAAGGGCTTAACCCGGAACTTACCAGAAAAATATTTGAAATATTAATTGAGATGAACGAAGAGAAACAGACTGAACTTAATGAATAA
- a CDS encoding PAS domain-containing protein — MSGLFSPGPFKAKKSVEIFREAFFKNPVGICILTHPDFRIKIVNESFAEVFGLEKSGISGKLFTAVWKKDPLRDEFFSLMREKGLVKNFKLCLFSPSGKGELQILLSSAFIDDENIIISAVNAENSG, encoded by the coding sequence ATGTCAGGACTGTTTTCACCCGGACCGTTTAAGGCGAAGAAATCCGTTGAAATATTCCGCGAGGCTTTTTTTAAAAACCCTGTCGGAATATGCATTTTGACCCACCCTGATTTCAGGATAAAGATTGTAAACGAAAGCTTTGCGGAAGTTTTCGGGCTTGAAAAATCCGGTATCTCGGGAAAACTTTTTACGGCGGTATGGAAGAAGGACCCTCTTCGCGACGAATTTTTCAGCCTGATGAGGGAAAAAGGACTTGTAAAAAACTTTAAACTTTGCCTTTTCTCCCCTTCGGGAAAAGGTGAACTTCAGATTCTTCTCTCTTCTGCCTTTATAGATGATGAAAACATTATCATCTCGGCCGTGAACGCGGAAAACTCCGGGTGA
- the argB gene encoding acetylglutamate kinase has product MKRVDILMEALPYIQQFHGKTIVIKLGGHAMVDPDVLDTVIQDVVLLHYVGMRVVLVHGGGPEITEKMKAMGKEPKFVAGLRITDNDTLEIAQMVLVGKIRGNIVSLITKFGAKGVGLAGQDGNLMFARKAGAKKIFVGDKEEEVDLGHVGDIEQINPELLTGLLDKGYIPVVSPIAIDRRGRCLNVNADTAAGDIAVALQAYKFINLSDIDGVMNAQRTRTYHRLTTEESYRLIDEGVIVGGMIPKLQACLKCIENGVEYAHIINGNNDHTILIELFTHEGIGTMIKNSDSE; this is encoded by the coding sequence ATGAAGCGTGTTGACATTCTGATGGAGGCTCTGCCCTACATTCAGCAGTTCCACGGAAAGACTATTGTCATCAAGCTCGGCGGTCATGCTATGGTAGACCCCGATGTTCTTGACACCGTGATACAGGATGTCGTTCTTCTGCATTATGTCGGGATGAGAGTCGTTCTGGTCCACGGCGGAGGGCCGGAAATAACCGAAAAGATGAAGGCTATGGGAAAGGAGCCGAAGTTTGTCGCAGGTTTAAGGATAACTGACAACGACACCCTTGAAATTGCCCAGATGGTGCTTGTTGGAAAGATACGCGGCAATATTGTCTCCCTTATAACCAAGTTCGGTGCAAAGGGTGTGGGACTTGCCGGCCAGGACGGAAACCTCATGTTTGCAAGAAAGGCAGGAGCAAAGAAGATCTTTGTCGGGGACAAAGAAGAGGAGGTTGACCTCGGTCACGTGGGTGACATTGAACAGATTAACCCGGAACTTCTGACGGGACTTCTTGACAAGGGATATATCCCGGTTGTGTCACCTATTGCAATAGACCGGAGGGGGAGGTGTCTCAATGTCAACGCCGACACTGCGGCCGGAGACATCGCGGTTGCGCTCCAGGCATATAAGTTCATCAACCTTTCAGATATCGACGGCGTGATGAACGCCCAGAGGACAAGGACGTATCACCGCCTTACGACTGAGGAGTCTTACAGGCTTATAGATGAGGGAGTTATAGTGGGGGGGATGATCCCGAAACTTCAGGCGTGCCTAAAATGCATTGAAAACGGCGTTGAATATGCCCATATCATAAACGGGAACAATGACCATACGATACTGATTGAGCTCTTCACACATGAGGGTATAGGGACGATGATAAAAAACAGCGATTCCGAATAA
- the argJ gene encoding bifunctional ornithine acetyltransferase/N-acetylglutamate synthase translates to MNSICEVEGVYAAGIKEKKYGLALIKAKGTAAAVFTKNKFMASPVILMKRRIEKGFLEGIIVNSGNANVYTGEQGMKDAERMAEIAAEAFSADPENIGVASTGVIGRFLNMEIIEDQCRRVSKDLGHDEKSEENAAKAIMTTDLLMKTALCRREGFSVAGIAKGSGMIAPNMGTMLAFLYTDAELTADELKRALLTASKRSFNRVVVDGDTSTNDSAFLTATGLKGKVDYKEFCGALEEVCTTLAKQMAEDGEGATKMIEVRITNAPSEEDAEVIAKTIVGSPLVKTAVYGEDPNWGRLIAAAGRAGVEFPPENVTVSISGENGKKTVLLAKKGEILADNKYHPEALAEAKALMHGKKVIFTLDLDYGGFSATAWGCDLTEKYVEINGKYTT, encoded by the coding sequence GTGAATAGTATCTGCGAAGTTGAAGGAGTCTATGCGGCAGGAATCAAGGAGAAAAAATACGGGCTTGCGCTGATTAAGGCCAAGGGGACTGCTGCGGCTGTATTTACGAAAAACAAATTTATGGCTTCGCCTGTTATTCTCATGAAGAGGAGGATTGAGAAGGGTTTTCTCGAGGGCATTATTGTGAATTCGGGAAATGCAAATGTCTATACCGGCGAACAGGGCATGAAGGATGCCGAAAGGATGGCAGAGATTGCAGCGGAGGCCTTTTCTGCAGACCCTGAAAACATCGGTGTTGCAAGTACGGGTGTTATAGGAAGATTTCTCAATATGGAAATAATAGAGGACCAGTGCAGGCGCGTCTCAAAAGACCTCGGTCACGACGAAAAGTCGGAGGAAAACGCCGCAAAGGCCATAATGACAACCGACCTTCTTATGAAAACCGCACTGTGCAGGCGCGAGGGTTTTTCGGTTGCCGGAATTGCCAAGGGCAGTGGTATGATTGCTCCAAATATGGGCACTATGCTTGCTTTTCTCTATACCGACGCCGAACTCACTGCCGACGAGCTTAAGCGTGCTCTTTTGACTGCTTCAAAGAGAAGCTTCAACCGTGTTGTCGTGGACGGTGACACGTCTACAAACGACTCCGCTTTCCTGACCGCTACCGGTCTTAAGGGAAAAGTGGACTATAAGGAGTTTTGCGGCGCGCTTGAAGAGGTCTGCACAACTCTTGCAAAGCAGATGGCTGAAGACGGTGAGGGTGCGACGAAGATGATTGAAGTGCGCATAACAAACGCCCCTTCGGAGGAGGACGCAGAGGTAATTGCAAAAACAATAGTCGGTTCTCCTCTTGTAAAGACGGCAGTCTACGGTGAAGACCCCAACTGGGGAAGGCTTATTGCGGCTGCGGGACGTGCCGGTGTAGAATTCCCTCCTGAAAACGTTACCGTAAGCATCTCGGGTGAAAACGGCAAAAAGACTGTTCTTCTTGCAAAAAAAGGGGAAATTTTAGCAGACAATAAGTATCACCCTGAAGCTTTAGCCGAAGCGAAGGCTCTTATGCACGGTAAAAAAGTCATATTCACACTTGACCTTGACTACGGAGGTTTTTCGGCGACGGCGTGGGGGTGTGACCTCACCGAAAAGTATGTGGAGATAAACGGGAAGTATACCACATGA
- a CDS encoding CBS domain-containing protein: MLIKDVMTPDPVTVKADSKVREAAGILRKYRIGGLPVMDGERVVGIVTETDILSLLETGDLSDDLWLPSPLEIIEVPIREFVNWEKTKKALSDIGESPVSDIMSSDVVSIEDGADIEEGARLMLDEGIARLPVIRDDKLVGIVTRQDIVRGISLFNEKTPEGSD, encoded by the coding sequence ATGCTGATTAAAGATGTGATGACTCCTGACCCAGTTACGGTTAAAGCCGATTCAAAGGTGAGAGAAGCGGCAGGTATTCTTAGAAAATACAGAATAGGCGGGCTTCCCGTAATGGACGGCGAAAGGGTTGTCGGTATTGTAACGGAGACTGATATCCTCTCCCTTCTTGAAACCGGCGATTTGAGTGACGACCTGTGGCTTCCCTCCCCTCTTGAGATTATAGAGGTCCCTATACGCGAGTTCGTAAACTGGGAGAAGACTAAAAAAGCCCTTTCGGATATCGGGGAAAGTCCCGTTTCGGATATTATGAGCAGTGACGTCGTATCAATAGAGGACGGTGCTGATATAGAGGAGGGAGCCAGGCTTATGCTGGACGAAGGCATAGCACGTCTTCCTGTTATTCGTGATGACAAGCTTGTCGGAATAGTGACCCGGCAGGACATAGTACGCGGAATAAGTCTGTTTAATGAAAAAACACCTGAAGGAAGTGATTAG
- the argC gene encoding N-acetyl-gamma-glutamyl-phosphate reductase — translation MDIAIIGASGYTGGDLVRLLLHHSKACVTCVTSRKKEGKPLSSLHPGLSGLTDLSFTNPDVNDIDADFVFLAVPHTVSMNYAGLLRDRGIKCVDLSADYRLSKDVYEKTYGVSHKAYFKAPYGLCELHRDEIQKAQFVANPGCFPTGATLASAPLAKFANTIIYDSKTGVSGAGVNPTPANQYTNVADNFSAYKWTTHRHLPEMIQEAKFLGSKAQCYFTPHLLPVNRGILTTAHILLDDPMSQEEAEKLYNDMYKNEFFVRLQNPTLGGVRGSNFCDIKVECDGKRVVAVSAIDNLVKGASGQAIQNMNIMCGFDEKDGLTTAPVFP, via the coding sequence ATGGATATTGCAATTATCGGTGCGTCGGGTTATACAGGAGGGGATCTTGTCCGTCTTCTTCTGCATCATTCAAAAGCATGTGTTACCTGCGTCACATCCAGAAAGAAGGAGGGAAAGCCGCTTTCTTCACTTCACCCTGGTCTGAGTGGTCTGACAGATCTTTCATTTACAAACCCTGATGTGAACGATATAGATGCGGACTTCGTTTTTCTTGCGGTTCCGCATACGGTTTCAATGAATTACGCAGGTCTTCTCAGGGACAGGGGAATAAAGTGCGTGGATTTAAGTGCGGACTACAGGCTTTCAAAGGACGTTTACGAGAAGACTTACGGCGTTTCCCACAAAGCTTATTTCAAAGCCCCCTACGGTCTGTGCGAGCTTCACAGGGATGAGATACAGAAAGCGCAGTTCGTGGCGAACCCCGGATGTTTTCCGACGGGGGCGACACTTGCATCAGCACCTCTTGCAAAGTTTGCAAATACAATAATATATGATTCGAAGACAGGTGTGTCAGGTGCGGGTGTAAACCCAACCCCGGCAAACCAGTACACAAACGTTGCTGACAATTTCTCAGCGTACAAATGGACAACCCATCGTCATCTCCCGGAGATGATTCAGGAGGCAAAATTCCTCGGATCAAAAGCCCAGTGCTATTTCACACCCCACCTTCTGCCGGTAAACCGTGGTATTCTTACAACGGCCCACATCCTCCTTGACGATCCTATGTCACAGGAAGAAGCCGAAAAGCTCTATAATGATATGTACAAAAATGAATTCTTTGTACGCCTCCAGAACCCCACTCTCGGGGGCGTCAGGGGAAGCAATTTCTGTGACATAAAGGTTGAGTGCGACGGAAAGAGAGTTGTTGCTGTCTCCGCAATTGACAATCTTGTTAAGGGCGCAAGCGGGCAGGCAATACAGAACATGAATATTATGTGTGGATTTGACGAAAAAGACGGCCTTACGACAGCGCCAGTCTTCCCCTGA
- a CDS encoding ADP-ribosylglycohydrolase family protein — protein sequence MKNEYRGAVLGAAAGDALGMPYETSPPAFGKSMTKGFKKAPRNHPNASLPAGGYTDDTQIMLACAELLVSGNFTPENYASKLQRLHENKKLRFPDGTVVTACRHMSSKKENFGCNSTTSGCIPLGLPFALAFHDIVEMSEKLVEACAVTHTNPGAHAAAISFATLIRATLDGDEKPLHEAQKNAFLEDHNLGLKTGEALRIAREDISLESSVSVIGNDVSVYQTLPMAYYLIQKFGDDPDLMYLAAGVGGNTDTIGFICGSWFGAQYGASAIDEDLILGLENRENLETIADRLYMRYGTKN from the coding sequence ATGAAGAACGAATACAGGGGTGCAGTGCTTGGGGCGGCAGCAGGTGATGCACTCGGGATGCCCTATGAGACTTCTCCTCCGGCCTTTGGGAAAAGTATGACAAAAGGGTTTAAAAAAGCTCCGAGGAATCACCCGAACGCCTCTCTTCCTGCCGGCGGCTATACGGATGATACCCAGATAATGCTTGCCTGCGCCGAACTTCTGGTGAGCGGAAATTTCACGCCTGAGAATTACGCTTCAAAATTGCAGAGGCTTCACGAAAACAAAAAGCTGAGGTTCCCTGACGGAACGGTAGTTACAGCGTGTCGTCATATGTCCTCGAAAAAAGAAAATTTCGGGTGCAACTCGACGACATCTGGGTGCATCCCTCTCGGTCTTCCTTTTGCCCTTGCCTTTCATGACATCGTTGAGATGAGCGAGAAGCTTGTCGAAGCATGTGCAGTCACCCATACAAACCCCGGTGCCCATGCCGCAGCAATATCCTTTGCGACATTAATCCGGGCTACCCTTGACGGGGATGAAAAACCCCTTCATGAAGCGCAGAAGAACGCTTTTCTGGAGGATCATAATCTGGGTCTGAAGACAGGTGAGGCTCTCAGGATAGCACGTGAGGATATAAGTCTGGAATCGTCGGTATCTGTAATCGGGAACGATGTAAGCGTTTACCAGACTCTTCCTATGGCGTACTACCTGATACAAAAGTTCGGCGATGACCCTGACCTGATGTACCTTGCGGCAGGAGTGGGAGGAAACACAGATACTATAGGGTTTATATGCGGTTCGTGGTTTGGAGCGCAGTATGGGGCTTCAGCAATCGATGAAGACTTAATTCTGGGCCTTGAAAACCGCGAAAATCTTGAAACAATAGCAGACAGGCTCTATATGCGCTACGGGACAAAGAATTAA